DNA sequence from the Oxalobacteraceae sp. CFBP 8761 genome:
GCCGATCAGGTCGGTCATGTCTTCCGTGCGTTGCCAGGCGTAGTCGCTCGTCATCGCCGCGTCGCGGATCATGACCAGCGCAGCAGGATCGTTGCCGGGACTGGCGGCCAGGGCCGCGGGAACGATCAGCGCGCCAGCGATGGCGCCCAGGATGGGAAGACGGCGAAGATGGCGACCGGGGAAGTTCATGCGTGAATCCTTGCGGTATTGAAAGGATTCAAACAATAGCGCATCTGGCAAGGTTTTGCCCCGACTTTCCTGATGGAGAGGCCGGGGCGAAGTTCGACTGTCAGGCCGTCACCAGGCGCACCAACGTGATTTCTGACGGCGCCCCGAAGCGCTTCGGCGGGCCCCAGTAGCCCGTGCCACGGCTCGTGTACACCCACATCTCGCGCACCCGGTTCAAGCCAGCCACGAACGGTTGCTGTAGCGGCACGAACAGGTTCCACGGGAAGAACTGACCGCCGTGCGTATGACCCGACAGTTGCAGATCGAACCCTGCCGCGGCCGCCGCCGTCGCGCTGCGCGGCTGGTGCGCGAGCAGCACGCGCGCACCGACGCCGGCCGGCGCACCGGCCGCGGCGCGTTGCGGATCGCTCTTGTGCTCGGGGTGGAAATGGTGGGCGTGATAGTCGGCCACGCCTGCAATCATCAGGCGCGCGTCGCCCTTGTGCACGATCACGTGCTGGTTCATCAGCACATTCAACCCCAGGCGCCGCACTTCGGCAATCCACTCGAGCGCGCCCGAATAGTACTCGTGGTTGCCGGTCACGAAATACACGCCGTCGCCCGCGCGCAGGCGGCTCAGGGGTTCGGTGTGCGGCGCCAGCCGCTGCACGCTGCCGTCGACCAGGTCGCCCGTAACGGCAATTGCATCGGCTTCCAGCGCGTTGACTTTATCGACGATGGCGTTCAGGTAGGCGCGTTTGATGGTCGGGCCCACATGCACGTCAGAAATCTGCGCAATCGTGTAGCCGTGCAGCGCTTCCGGCAAGTCACGGATCGGCACATCGACTTTCACGATGCGCGCGACGCGGCGCGCGTTGGCGTAGCCGATCAGCGTCACCACCAGCGCGACCAGCGGCACCGCCAGCGCGCTGATGTACAGCACCGGGGCCGTTGCTGCGCCAATGACGATCAGCGCCAGCAGCACCAGGTCGCGCAGCACCGTCGCCACCAGCAGCGACGAGAACAGACCCATCGACAGCAAGCCGACCCATGCCACAGCATCGGACCAGCGGCGCCGGCGCATCGACGCCGACATCAGCCCGACCGGCACCAGGATCCCCAGCAGGCATAGCAGTAGTCCTGAAACAAGGTTGCCGACCATGCCAAAGGCCAGGTCGGGCAACAGGCGCACGCCGATATACACCAGCAGCATGACCATCAAAAAGAGAACGACGAAAAAGCTTCGGCTTGGACGCATGAGGGAAATAGATGAAAAGCAATAGAAGCTACATGGGGCACATGGGCCGAGATGCAAGCGAGGATGTTACAGACCGAGCATCACTTGTAAAAATCTGTATTAGCAGATGGCACTATTCAAAACCAAGAATATAGTGATTCTTACCCGGTGAGCGAGAACATCATTCCGATCTCCGCTGGGGCAAAAAGGAAAAAGCCATGTTCAAATCGAAGACCTTTGGTGCTGTGCTGCTGGCCGCCGTCGCCGTATCGCCGGCGGCAATGGCCGGCGATCGTGGTACCAATACGGCCATCGGCGCCGTGCTCGGTGCAGTTGTTGGCCACACAGTCGGCGGTACCGGCGGCGCGGTGGCCGGCGGTGTGATCGGCGCGGCAGTGGGCAACTCGGTCCACTCGCGCGATGACCGTCGCCACTACGGCGATCGCGGTAACTATTACGATAATCGCGGCGGGTATTACCAGTCGCAACCGACCTACGTCCAGCAGCGTCCGGTCTACGTCCAGCAGCGCCCTGTGTATGTCCAGCCACGCCCGGTGTACGTGGAATCGCGTCCTGTGTACGTACAGCCACGTCCGGTCTACGTCGAATACCGTGACGGCGGCCGCGGCTGGGACCGTCATGACCGCCGCGACCGTTACGATCGCCACGACCGCTGGGACCGCGATGACCGTCGCGGCTACGGCCGCTAACCCCGAAAGCCGCGCACCGCGCGGCTTTTTCTTTGCCCACAGACGGCACAGCCGGGGTCAGGTCTGACATTCAGACACGACCTCAGCCTTATCCACTTCCAACGGTGTCTTGTCCAGCATTAGCGTGGCCTTTTTTCCAGCCAGGCCCGATGTCCGACTACGCGACTGTCGAGATCGTGTCCGAATGTCAGACCTGACCCCCGCTTTTTCCTGGCCCCCGCTTTTTCCCACAGCCGGGGTCAGGTCTGACATTCAGACACGACCTCAGCCTTAGCCACTTCCAATGGTGTCTTGCCCAGCATTAGCGTGGCCATTTTTCCAGCCAGGCCCGATGTCCGGCTACGCGACTGTCGAGGTCGTGTCCGAATGTCAGACCTGCCCCCCGCTTTTGTTTGTGCCCCCGCTTTTGCAGTCTTTTCTCCTTCCCTCCGCTGTGATTCTGCATCGGCGCCTCGCGCCATGCTCGGGGGATACCATGTACGACGCAGGCACCGTCATTTCGCTCAGCGGCGGCCAATATCGCTTGCGCGAACCGCTGGCTGGCGCGGCCTATGGCGTTGTCTGGCGCGCCGACAGCCTGCATGCCATCGGGGCCGTCGCCCTCAAGCTCGTCAACCTCGACCAGATGGCGCGAGCACCGGCCGCACTGCGCATCCGCTGGCTGGACAGCGCCAACACCGAGATCGCATTCCTGCGCAGCCTCGCGCCGTGGGACGGCCGCCACATCGTGCGCCTGCTCGACAGCGGTGAGCATCTGGGCCTGCCGGCACTGGCCCTGGAATTGCTTGATGGCGACCTGGCCGCTTACTTGGCGGAGCACATCGCTGCCGGTCACACGATCGCCCCGGCCCGCGCCCTGGCCTGGACCGGCCAGGTCAATCAGGCGCTGGCCAAGGTCCACGCCAACGGCTGGCGCTACCTCGACCTGAAACCGGGCAACCTGTTGCTCGACCGTGCCACCGACACGCTCAAGCTGGCCGACTTTGGCACCAACCGGCGCCTGGACGACCTGCGCGCCCATACCTATGCCGGCACCGCCAACTGGCAGGCGCCGGAGCAGTTCTTCCCGGACGCCGACGCAGATGGCTACGCCACCGAAGCGCGCACCGACTATTTCGCCCTGGGCGCCCTTTTCTATTACCTCGTCTGCGGCCGCCTGCTGCGTTACAGCAGCACCTGCGGCCAGGCCTGGCAAACGCATGGCCGCGATGGTGCTGCCACCCTGCTGGCCGCGTACCAGGCGCGCCCGCCCGTGCTGCAACTCGATGAAGCGACGCTGTTTGCCAACCGCCTGGGCCAGGCCGCCGTGCCGGGCCTGGCGCTGCTGCGCCGCCTGCTGGCCGACAGCCCTGCCGAGCGGCCGCAGCACGCACTGGAGATCAGCCGCCTGCTTGGGCAAGCGACCAGCCTGCTTGGCGCCCCGCCAGCCAGGAGCGCAGCATGAAATCCAGTCACCCGCGCATGTTTTTTGGCGCCGTGACGGCTTCAATTCTGCTCGCGCTGTTGTGCGCCGTGCAGCTGCTGGCCATCTTGCGCGCACCTGTCGCCTGGCTGCCGCGCGAGATTGCGGTGACCCTTCAGCCGGGCGCATCGATTGTGCTCGGCCGTGCGGAACTGGGCGCGCCGCGCGCCGCCGCGCGCCAGCTGACCTTGCGCCGCGATATCGCCGGCGCCTGGTGGCTGCGCAATCTGGAACCGGTCCAGCCCATCGTGCTGCGCCGTGGCGACGCGCGCGTGCGCACCAGCGACGTCCCGCTGGAACGTGGCCAGCAGATCCAGGCTGGCGCTGCGCGCTTTACCGTGCTGGCGCACGATGCCGGCAGCGTGACGCTGTCGAACGGCGAGCGATCCTGGCGCTACGACGGCGCCACGCTGCTGCAGGACGGCGCACTGCAACCGGCCTGTCCCGATGCCCCTCTCGCCAGCCGTGCGCTCGCGTTGTGGAACCGCGTCACGCCGCACTCCCTGGGCCTGGCGCGGCCCGTCAGCCTGGGCGGCCTGCTGTATTGCGGCAACCGGCTGGCCAGCAGCACGTTCGAGGCGGGGACTGCGTCGCTGGGGCGCCTGCCGGATGGCCGTATCGCGCTCTCGGTACGGGGCGACCAGCCGGTGCTCATCTCGACTGCGAACGGGTGGGAAGACGCTGCCCAGCGCGACCAGCCGCTGGCAACCACGGATGCCTTCGCCGTCGGCCGCACTGTTTTCACGCTGGCGCAAAATGGCGACATGCTGCACTTGACACCATCGGGGCAGGTCGCGCTGTCAGACGCGCCGCAGGTCCAGTTGCCCGACGCCGTGCGCTGGCAGTGGCAGGAACGCACGCTGTTCGCGCTGCCTGCCCCCACGCCGCTGGCCTGGGCCGCCGCGCTTGGCGTGCTGCTGCTGGGTGCGGCCAGCGTACTGCCCCTGCTGCGCCAGCGCGCGGATCGCGCACGTGTCGCCATGCCGGTGGCTGCGGCGCTGATCGCCGCCAGCGCCACACTGCTGCTGGTGGCACAACGCAGCAGCGGCGCACCCGGCGTGGGCGTCTCGCTGCTGCTGGCCTGGGCCACGCTATGGCTGGCCCTGCGTTTTCAAGCACGCATCAGCTTGTTGACCGCTGCCGCCGTCCTGCTGCTGGGCGCCGGTCTGCTGGTGCAGCTCGAGATGGGCCTGGGCGCGAGCGACACCGCCTGGCTGCGGCACTTCCAGAACTCCACTGCGTTGCTGGGCCTCGGCTTGCCGGGCACACTGCTGCTCTTGTCCTCCGTCGGCCGCAACAACCTGTCGCGCCCCGTCACCGAACGCGTGCTGCTGGTTCTCGCCGGGATCGCGCTGGTCGGCGTGCTGCTGCAGGTCTGCTTCGGCAGCGAGACGGGCGTGTTCGACATCCAGCCGTTCGAGTTCGCGAAGTTCGCGCTGGCCGCGCTCAGCGCCCACTGCCTGGCACTGGTCGCGGGCGGCGCGACGCACCAGCAGCGCAACTGGCGCTTCTGGCTGCGCATGGCCGCGCCCGTGCTGCTGTTCGTGTTCCTGCTGGGGGTTGCGCTGGTGCGGGTCGACGATTATTCGCCACTGGTGCTGCTGCTGGTCTGGAGCGGCGCGATGGCGCTGGTCTGGTGCGCGAGCCGTGGCCGGCGCGCCGCCCTTGTCACGGTCACTGTCGCCGTCTGCCTGCTGGTAGCCGGCGGCGCCGCGCTGCGCAGCAGCGGCGCCTTCCTTGGCGCGCTGGGCTTTTATCCCGAGCGGTTTCAGGTCTGGAGCGCACCCACCGTCCATCCGCACACGGGCCAGCAGATGCTGCTCGGCGCCCGCGCCATCGCCCAGGGCGGCTGGCTGGGCGCCGACAGCGCGCTCGGACTTGCTGCGCTGGGCGGTGCGGCCGGCGACGCGCTGGCGATCCCTGCGATCCAGGATGACTTCGCGCCGGCCTTCCTGCTGCAGCGCCACGGCCTGGCCGCCGGCCTGGCGCTGTGGACGTTGCAGGCGTTGTTCCTGGTGGCGCTGGTGCGCGTTGCCGCCGGCGCCTGGGCTCGCGCCTTGGCAGCCAACGATTTCCGGCGCGCCTGGCTGGGGCGCTTCCAGTGCTTCGCGCTGTGCGGTGGCGCCGCGTTCGTCGCCGGCCACCTGCTGCTGTCGTGGGGCACCAACCTGGCGATGTTCCCGATCATGGGCCAGCCGATGAGTTTCCTGTCGGCCGGCGGCTCGCATCTGCTGTTTTTCATCTGCCCCCTGCTAGCGTTTGGCATGGCAAGCACCCCATTCAACGAGGAGATTCAATCATGCCGGTCTATGTCCAACACGAAGTCCTGGGCAAGGTAGAAGACGTGTTCAATGCCGACGCGCTGTGGCAGGCGCCCGGCCTGTCGCTGTTCTCGCGCCGCGCGCTGCTGCGCGACCTGCTCGAACGCTCGCCGCGCGAACTGCGCGGCCGCGCCGCAACGCGCTGCTTCTCGCACGTGACGC
Encoded proteins:
- a CDS encoding FtsW/RodA/SpoVE family cell cycle protein; the protein is MKSSHPRMFFGAVTASILLALLCAVQLLAILRAPVAWLPREIAVTLQPGASIVLGRAELGAPRAAARQLTLRRDIAGAWWLRNLEPVQPIVLRRGDARVRTSDVPLERGQQIQAGAARFTVLAHDAGSVTLSNGERSWRYDGATLLQDGALQPACPDAPLASRALALWNRVTPHSLGLARPVSLGGLLYCGNRLASSTFEAGTASLGRLPDGRIALSVRGDQPVLISTANGWEDAAQRDQPLATTDAFAVGRTVFTLAQNGDMLHLTPSGQVALSDAPQVQLPDAVRWQWQERTLFALPAPTPLAWAAALGVLLLGAASVLPLLRQRADRARVAMPVAAALIAASATLLLVAQRSSGAPGVGVSLLLAWATLWLALRFQARISLLTAAAVLLLGAGLLVQLEMGLGASDTAWLRHFQNSTALLGLGLPGTLLLLSSVGRNNLSRPVTERVLLVLAGIALVGVLLQVCFGSETGVFDIQPFEFAKFALAALSAHCLALVAGGATHQQRNWRFWLRMAAPVLLFVFLLGVALVRVDDYSPLVLLLVWSGAMALVWCASRGRRAALVTVTVAVCLLVAGGAALRSSGAFLGALGFYPERFQVWSAPTVHPHTGQQMLLGARAIAQGGWLGADSALGLAALGGAAGDALAIPAIQDDFAPAFLLQRHGLAAGLALWTLQALFLVALVRVAAGAWARALAANDFRRAWLGRFQCFALCGGAAFVAGHLLLSWGTNLAMFPIMGQPMSFLSAGGSHLLFFICPLLAFGMASTPFNEEIQSCRSMSNTKSWAR
- a CDS encoding serine/threonine protein kinase, producing MYDAGTVISLSGGQYRLREPLAGAAYGVVWRADSLHAIGAVALKLVNLDQMARAPAALRIRWLDSANTEIAFLRSLAPWDGRHIVRLLDSGEHLGLPALALELLDGDLAAYLAEHIAAGHTIAPARALAWTGQVNQALAKVHANGWRYLDLKPGNLLLDRATDTLKLADFGTNRRLDDLRAHTYAGTANWQAPEQFFPDADADGYATEARTDYFALGALFYYLVCGRLLRYSSTCGQAWQTHGRDGAATLLAAYQARPPVLQLDEATLFANRLGQAAVPGLALLRRLLADSPAERPQHALEISRLLGQATSLLGAPPARSAA
- a CDS encoding metallophosphoesterase; this encodes MRPSRSFFVVLFLMVMLLVYIGVRLLPDLAFGMVGNLVSGLLLCLLGILVPVGLMSASMRRRRWSDAVAWVGLLSMGLFSSLLVATVLRDLVLLALIVIGAATAPVLYISALAVPLVALVVTLIGYANARRVARIVKVDVPIRDLPEALHGYTIAQISDVHVGPTIKRAYLNAIVDKVNALEADAIAVTGDLVDGSVQRLAPHTEPLSRLRAGDGVYFVTGNHEYYSGALEWIAEVRRLGLNVLMNQHVIVHKGDARLMIAGVADYHAHHFHPEHKSDPQRAAAGAPAGVGARVLLAHQPRSATAAAAAGFDLQLSGHTHGGQFFPWNLFVPLQQPFVAGLNRVREMWVYTSRGTGYWGPPKRFGAPSEITLVRLVTA